The DNA region CAGAGTAAAGGAACTGGTACAGACTCCGGTAATTCTTACATCTCCGATCGTAAGAGTTTACTTCAAGAAGCTTATCGACCAGTTCTATCCTAACATTGCAGTTTTATCTTTCAGCGAAATTGACACACAGGTCCAGATACAGGCCCTTGGCAATATTGCCATTTAAGCTGCACGGAGCACAGGGAAGCGCAGAATGCTTTTTCCTGAGCTTCAAAAATAACAGCAGCCAGATCAGCTGATAATTCGTAAGGTGGTGATCAATCTTGAGCAGTGTATCAGGAGTTTCTGAAAACAAAGGGGATAACAGACTTACCGAGGAACAGGCGGCAGCACTTATGGCCCAGTACCGCCAGACCGGAGACGTAAGGATTAGAAATGAGCTGGTGATGAACTACAGCTACATAGCAAAGACCGCTGCAATGCAGCTTCGCGGTCTTGCACAGGGCTATGCACAGGTCGAGGATATGGTCAGCCACGGCATGATAACACTAATTGACTGTGTTGAAAAATTCGACGGTGCAAAGGGCATGAAGTTTGAATCATATGCCTTTATGAGAGTCCGCGGCGGTGTTATCGACCTGGTCAGAAAACAGGACTGGATACCTCGCCGTGTAAGAACAGCTGCCAAGGAGATCGCAAATGCAAGCAGCGAGCTGTGCACGGAGCTTAAAAGGCAGCCTACAGAGGAAGAGCTTGCCGCAAAGCTTGGTATTTCCGTTGCAAAGCTCAGACAGTACAATAACGAAGTTGCCGGAGCGGTGACTTATTCCTTTGAGGAACTTATACAGAACCTTGACCAGATGGGCACACTGCTTGATTCGGCAACAAGTGACTACAGCACACCGGAAAAGCAGTTCCTTAAAAATGAAATGAGGGAGAAACTGGTTTCGGCCATAGAATCGCTGAGTGACCGTGAAAGACTGGTCGTAACGCTTTACTACTACGAGAACCTCAACCTCAGTGAGATATCGCAGGTACTTGAAATAAGCGTTCAGCGTGTTTCACAGATATGCACAAAAGCGGTTTTAAAGATAAAGGCGGTCATGGAGGATTACATACGATAGCAGGACATGATTAACAGGGGGTAGATCATATGCTAACAGGATTCTACACAGCGGGTTCAGGAATTCTGAATCAGCAGCGAAACGTCAACATCATAGGCAATAATATTTCAAACAACCAGACTGCAGGATACAGAGCGCAGAGGATGGTGACGACCACCTATGAGCACAATTTCCTGACAAGACTGGAAAACGGGGTTTACCACAGAATCGGAGAGGGCGAACCGGCCATATATACCGAAGAGGTCGAAACTATCTTCGATGAAAGCTATCTTAAGGAGACCGAAAATCCTTACGACATGGCACTTGTGGGAAGAGGCTACTTCAATATAGCCGGAAACAACAGCACATATCTTACGAGAAACGGAAATTTCAATATAGATGCCGAAGGATACCTTGTGCTTGAAGGAATAGGCAGGGTACAGGGAAGAAACGGCGACATGCGTGTGGGAGGAGCGGATTATACGATAACTCCGCACGGACTTGTTTATGACAACGAAGGGGTCTTTGTTGACAGAATACTCGTTACCGCGCCTGCGGAGGGTACTGCAGTAAAGAAATTCGACAACGGAATGTTCGTGGCAGATAACGTTGAGGACGTTGATGCACCGACGGTGTATCAGAATCATCTCGAGCAGTCGAACGTTGACATGAACGAAGAATATACGGGACTTATCGAAGCACAGCGTGCTCTGCAGGCATGTGCGTCGGCTCTTAAGATGGTCGATAAGATAAATGAGAAGGCTGCCGGACTGTCCGGTATAAGCTGAGAAATATAAATCAGGACGGGCTTCCGGGTGAATTCCCGCGTTCCGGTATCTGATCAGCGTATTTCTTATTCATTAATTGGGGGTATAAATTTATGAACAAGGCATTCTACACAGGAGCTTCAGGTCTCAGGGCCTATCAGCACGATATAAACATAATCGGCCACAATGTTGTCAATTCAGGCACGACAGGCTACAAGGCGACTATTCCTGAGTTCCGTGAACTTATAAACAACAACATGGACGTCAACATAAACCGCGAGCTTCCGGCTGACAACAAAGTGAAGGAAGGCAACGGCGTAAGACTCTGGCGCGATGACATGAACTTCACGCAGGGAAAATTTCAGGCAACGGATTACCCGCTTGACTTTCTTATTGCAGGCGACGGATTCTTTGCACTTGATGACGGAAACGGAAACATACAGTACACCAGAAACGGATCGTTCGACATAAGCGTTGAGGGCGAGGAAGCATTTCTTGTAAATGCGGACGGAATGTACGTTCTTGACCAGCAGAATCAGAGAATAAGACTTGACTATATCGGCGACACGAACCAGATCGATATTGACACTGTAAAGCCGAGACTTGGCGTGTTCTCATTCACCAATCCGAACGGACTTACAAGAACTGACGGAGGAAGCTTCATTGTAAGCGAAAATTCAGGTCAGCCTGAAAATGCAAACCGCGGTGAGTACACTCTTTATCAGGGAACGCTCGAAGCATCAAACGTTGAGCTTTCACAGGAAATGACCAATCTTATCGTAGCACAGAGAGCATACCAGTTCTCATCCAAGGTTGTCACCACTTCCGATGAGATAGAACAGCTTGTAAATTCCTTAAGGGGATAATTTGGTATAATATATGAGAAAAATAACAGAGACACTGACCCGATCATCCTTCCGGTCAGCGCTTTCTGAGACAAGAGGATAATTTCAGATGGCAAACATCGAAAAATTTGCTGCCCCGATAACCAACCGCAACATCGTTCAGCCTGTGTCGGAACATAAATCGGCAGAGGCTGAACGAGTTGATTTTCAGAATACACAGAAGGTTAAGCAGGCGCCGGTAGAGTCGGAGCTTCTGAGACAGCATAACGGGGACATTCATAACCAGCGCGGACCGGCGATCTTTATGAATCTTCTCACCGATCCTCAGGTAACGGCCGGATATATCCGAAACATCTACATGATGATGGATATAGTAGCTCTTCTGCCTATGCAGAACGGCTCGCTTACCGAGGAGATGCAGCAGTTGTTTGCCGAGCTCAACCTTTTTCCGGAGGAAATAGCCGATGAAATGATCAATCAGGAGAATTCATCCACTGCTTTCAAGGGTGAGTTTTTTGATTTCCTGCGTGACGTTCTGGCTGAAAACAAGAGTCCGGAATTCAAGAAAGCGGTCATTTCCGTTCTGAAGGCTGTAAACAGCGAAAAGAGCAAAACGGATATAATGCGGGCGCTGTCAGGAAGCTTCGGTTTCCTTTCGGCACAGATGAAACCGAACAAGGAGATCTCCGCTGCTCTTTTAAGAATATCCGAACGACTGCTTGAAGATGACGCAGGGGAACATTTCAGTGAACTTAAGTCGGATGCACTTTCTGTTCTTACCGATGTTGAGCGAAGCGTACTTTTCAATACACAGACGGAACGTCTTACAGCGATGATACGCTACAATATTTCGCGCTTCAACAACGATCCTGATTTTCTCACCTCTTCGGTAAACTACCTGATGACGATGCTGAAGGAGGATGACAAATCGGAGTTTCTTCAGCTTCTGTACGATCATCTTGCCTATTACGAGAGTGTCGACCGTGAAGGTGGACTTTCCGATTCGAAGGTAATGAACATTATAACCGACATACTGCGTCTTCAGAGCGAGAGCGAGGAGATAAAGGCTCTGGGAGCTGACAGCGTGGAAACTATAATCCACAGTATACTGTCCTCGCCGAGCAACTTCACACCGCTGCTTCATTTCATAATACCTGTTGAATACGAAGATGTTGCATCTTTCGCCGAAGTCTGGATCGATCCTGATGAGGAAAACGAAACTTCGCACAGCGATACGCCGGAAAGGCAGATCCATATGCTCATCGTATTTGATATGGACAATCTCGGGAAAATGGAAACTGAACTGTTCGTCCGTGACAGAAGCATTGATCTTACTGTTTACTGCTCAGACGATGTAAAGGATTATATTGAAAGCTTTTCAAAGGACCTGCGGAAAAGTGCTGATTTTTCAGACTATCATATTGATTCGGTCAAAGTAAGGACGCTGAAGGCACCGCGGTCACTGGTAGATGTTTTTGAAGGGCTTTCGGTCAAGAGGTCAGGAATCAATGTCAAAATCTAACAGAAACAAGGCTGTTGCCTTAAAATACAATACAGAAAAGGATCTTGCTCCGGTAATTATCGCATCCGGATACGGAGAGATAGCCAACAAGATCATCGAAATAGCAGAACACAACGGCATACCGGTGTACCGCGACGACAGTGCGGCATCACTCATGTGCATGCTTGAAGTCGGCAGTACCGTGCCGCCGGAGCTGTATGAGGTGGTGGCTGCCATCTACGCAAGACTGCTTAAGGCTGCAAACGAGATGAAATAATTTTTCCGTACGGAAAGGAAATACAGAGAAAAACGTTCAGGGGGAATGTTATGGGAATCAGGATCCCTAATGAATATGAAGGTTCTGTCTGCGAGATAAAAACCACTGACAACGCCTTCATCACTACCGCAAGGATCGCTTCGCTGTCATCTGACAAGGTGAAGCTGAGCGTGAAGAACAGGGCTGTGAAGTCACTTGCGTTCGGTACAAGAATCAAGATAAATATAATCAATTCAAAACTCGGTTTCAGGGCCGTTGAGGGAAGTGTTTTCACCTATTCCTTCGGTGAGCTCACCGTCACTGATGTTTACAGCATTGCGGAATCGGAGCGCAGAAAATCTCTCCGTGTGTACATGAACGCGTTCGCAAGAGCGGTTTTTGACTCGGACGTTCCGGGAAAGAAAGCCCATGCTGAAATAATCGTGAAGGATATGAGCATGAACGGCGTCAAATTCATCAGCAGGCAGCATTTCGATATGGGAACTGCTCTTCTGTTCACACTTGACCTCGGCAGAAGAAAGTACATGGAGATCTCATGTACCGTTATACGCCGCGGCTCCGAGTCCACAGGCGAAGGCATGTGCTATATCGCACGTCTCAACAATCCTGCAGGACGCGAGGACGAGATATGCTCGTTCCTGCTCCAGAAACAGGGCGAACTTTATAATATGGCAAGATAAAGCTGACCATTTACGGCCAGCTTTTTATTTGCACAGGGTAGTCCTGCATCAAAATTTTCATTGACCATTGCTTTGTAACATGATATAATTAATTCTATATTGATATTTACGAATCGTGTCCGCTGGCAGCAGTATTCTGGCTGGAGCGGGCTGCTCATGTCCGGTTGAAAGGAACGATCCTATGGAACTTATAAGACTTCAGAAAATAATAGCAGACAGCGGCTTCTGTTCAAGGCGCAAGGCAGAGGAATATATCGAACGCGGCAAAGTGAAGGTGAACGGACATCCGGCGAAGCTTGGCGACAAGGCCGGTTTCAGGGATGAGATCACAGTATGCGGCGAAAGAATATACAGACCGAAAAAGAAGAACTTCATCTACCTCATGCTCAACAAGCCGCGCGGATACGTGACCACTGTATCTGACGAACTGGACAGAAAGTGTGTTATGGATCTTCTTGAAGGCGTAAACGAGCGTGTTTATCCGGTAGGAAGACTTGACAAGAATTCCGAGGGACTTCTTCTGTTTACAAACGACGGAAATTTTGCCAACAGCGTTATGCATCCGTCAAGGCATCTTGCCAAGACATACCGCGTAACTGTCCGTCCTGACATAAATGATGACCAGCTTGTAACAATGTCGTCAGGAATGGAAATCGACGGCCATAAGACACAGCCGGCGGTTATCAATGTTCTGAGCAAGGAACCGAACAGGGTGGTTCTGCTGATCACGATCCACGAGGGCAGAAACCGTCAGATAAGAAAGATGTGCGAAGGCGTCGGCCTTGAAGTTGCAAGACTCAGAAGAATAAGTGTGGGCCCTGTAAAGCTGGGAATGCTCAAGCCGGGCGCTTACCGGGAACTCACAGCCGAGGAACTCAGGGCGATAAGAAACGCCTGCGGCGAAGATAAATAACAGCAGTTTATGATAAAAGATATAGCTTTATTGCTATTGCAAAAAATAAAATAATATGTTATGATTATAATGTTTGGATCAATTTAATTGATCACTTGATTTCCAACATTTTAGTATCTCAGAAAGGGAATTTCATATGCAGACGGAGAAAAATTTAGACAGCGCGGCACGCAGAAGACTTGCAGCTCTGTTTGATGACGGCGCTTATACAGAAGTCGGCTCGTTATCAATGGAAAAGGAAAGCCTTGCAAGTGTAATTACAGCATACGGTTACGTAAACGGTTCACTGGTTTATGCCTTCTCACAGGATAACACAGTCAACAGCGGTGCAGTCGGAACAGTTCATGCACAGAAGATCGCAAAGCTTTATTCACTTGCTGCAAAAACAGGCAGACCGGTAGTGGGCATCCACGATTCAAACGGTGCTTTCATTGACGGCACTGTTGATTCACTTAACGCTTACGGTGAAATGATCGGCACAGCAGCATCAGTTTCAGGTGTTGTACCTCAGATCTCAGTTATCGCCGGAGTATGTGCAGGAAGTGCTGCAATGCTCGCCTGCTCAGCAGATTTCGTGGTAATGACAAAGGACGCAGAACTGTACGTTGCTCCTAACGGAAAGAGCACAGCAGCAGATGCAGCGAAGGCTGGTACTGCAGCAGTTGTCTGTGATGATGACGACGCAGCGATAAGTGCTGCAAAGGAACTGTTAAGACTTATTCCTGAAAATAATCTTACAGCCGTTCCTGTTTATGAATACGAGGAAAATTCTTTTGCGTCAGGAAATACTCTTTCTGATACAGTAAACAATATAGCAGATGCTGATTCTGTAACTGAACTTTACGAAGGATTCGGAAAGGCTTCATACACAGCTCTTGCGACAGTGGCAGGATCTACAGCAGGTATAGTTTCAACAAACAGAACAAAGGATAAGCTTACAGCTGATGACTCAGCAAAGATAGCACGTTTCGTAAGAACATGTGACGCTTTCGGTATCCCGTTGATCACACTTGTTGATACTGAAGGATTTGACGGTGAAGGCGAAGCTGCAGGCAGCGTAAGAAACATGACAATGCTCGCAGGTGCATATGCCGAAGCCACAACAGCAAAGGTCACAGTCGTTACAGGCAAGGCTTACGGTCCTGCTTTCGTGGCTCTTGCAAGCAAGGGTGCAAACGCTGACTTTACATTTGCTTATGAAGATGCAGTTATCTCACCGCTTAACCCTGTTACAGCAGTGGAATTCCTCTGGCACGAAAAGCTTGCAGGAGCTGCCAGTGTTTCAGAAAAGCGCAGTGAGCTTGTAAGGAAATACATAGCAGAAAATGCAACAGCAGAAAAGGCTGCTTACAGAAACGCTGTCGATGAAATTATTTCATCTGCACAGATAAGAACAAAGCTTGCTGAAGCTCTCGAAATACTTTCAGGCAAGAGAGTTTCACGTCTTCCTAAGAAGCACAACAATCTTCCACTTTAAAATAAATATACCGCAGTCTGAATAATTCGGTTTTATTCATTTTAAAGCTGCGGAGAACTGGAGTTTATTATGAAAAGATTTAATATTACAGTAAACGGAAAAGCATATGACGTTGCAGTAGAAGAGATCACAGACGGTTCTGCTCCTGTTCAGGCAGCAGCTCCTGCACCGGCAGCAGCAAAGCCTGCAGCACCGGCTCCTGCAGCAGTAGGCGAAGGCACAAAGGTAACTGCTCCTATGCCTGGCAACATCCTCGACGTTAAGGTAAAGACAGGTGACACAGTTTCCAAGGGTCAGGTACTCATGGTTCTCGAAGCTATGAAGATGGAAAATGATATCGTTGCTCCGTGCGACGGTACTGTAACAAGCGTTATCGCAAAGAAGGGCGACACAGTAAACGCTTCAGACGCTCTCGCTACTATCAAGTAAGCGGACGGAAAGGCGGTTCATTATGGCAAAGAAAATTGGTATTACCGAAACTGTGCTCCGTGACGCACATCAGTCACTTCTTGCTACACGTATGCCTATCGAGGACATGCTTCCTATCCTCGACAAGATGGATAAGGTAGGCTATCACTCGATCGAATGCTGGGGCGGCGCTACTTTTGACGCATGCCTCCGCTTCCTCGATGAAGATCCATGGGAAAGACTTCGTATTTTAAGAAAGAATCTTCCTAATACAAAGCTCCAGATGCTCTTCAGAGGTCAGAACATGCTCGGCTACCGTCACTACGCTGATGACGTTGTTGAATACTTCGTTCAGAAGATCGTGGCAAACGGTATGGATATCATCAGAATATTCGATGCCTTAAACGACATCAGAAACCTCGAAACAGCCATTAAGGCAACAAGAAAGGAAGGCGGCCACGCTCAGGTTGCCATCTCCTACACAACAGGTGACGTTTTCACAAACGAATACTACGTAAACTACGCAAAGCAGATAGAAGAAGCAGGTGCTCACTCCATCTGTCTCAAGGACATGGCTGCTCTTCTCACACCATACAGAGCGCAGGAGCTCATCGCTGACCTCAAGAAAGCTGTAAGCATTCCTGTTCAGCTCCACACCCACTACACATCAGGTCTTGCATCAATGTGTCTCCTCAAGGCAGTTGAATCAGGATGCGACTACATCGATACAGCAATGTCACCGCTTGCAAACGGTACATCACATGCTCCTACAGAATCAATGGTCGCTGCTTTCCAGGGCACAGAATACGACACAGGCCTTGACCTCAAGCTTTTAAGCGAGATCCGTGAATACTTCATGGGACTCAGAAAGAAATATATTGACTGCGGTCTTATCGATCCTAAGATGCTTGCAGTTGATGCGAAGGCTCTTATTTACCAGGTACCGGGCGGTATGCTTTCAAACCTCCTTTCACAGCTCAAGCAGGCTGGCAAGGAAGAAAAGCTTACAGAAGTGCTTGAAGAAGTTCCGCGTGTAAGAAAAGACGCCGGAAGCGTTCCTCTCGTAACACCTTCTTCACAGATCATCGGTACACAGGCTGTGTTCAACGTAATAACAGGCGAACGCTACAAGACAGTTACAAAGGAATTCAAGGGCGTTGTAAGAGGCGAATACGGCAAGACACCTATTCCGATCGATCCTGAATTCAGAAAGAAGATCATCGGTGACGAAGAACCGATCGAATGCCGTCCTGCAGACCTTCTCAAGTCAGAACTTGACACTATCCGTGAAGAATGCGCTGAATGGGTAGAACAGGAAGAAGACGTTCTCAGCTACGCTCAGTTCGGTCAGGTCGCTGTAAAGTTCTTCGAAAAGAGAAGAAACAAAAAGTACGGCGTTGACGGAAAGAACTCAGACAAGGAAAAGAAGATACACGCAGTCTGAAATCATCCGTTTTCAGTGACATAAAGGAGGTCATAAACAATGCCTATCAAGATCTCTAAAGACCTTCCCGCTTATAAAACACTGATCGACGAAAACATATTCGTAATGCCCGGTGACGTTGCCGAGCATCAGGATATACGCGAACTGAAGATCGCAATACTCAATCTCATGCCGAAAAAGATCGAAACTGAGACTCAGCTTTTAAGGCTTTTGAGCAACACGCCTCTTCAGGTCGATATTGACTTTCTCCACGTAGAATCACACGTTTCAAAAAAACACCTCAGTCAGTCATCTGAACACTTTTTACAAGACGTTCCGCGATGTGAAAAACAACTTTTATGACGGACTCATAATTACAGGTGCACCGGTTGAACAGATACCTTTTGAAGAGGTTGACTACTGGGACGAAGTCTGTGAGATCATGGAATGGTCAAAATCAAACGTTTATTCCACTATGCACATCTGCTGGGGAGCCATGGCCGGACTTTACTATCATTTCGGCATCCCGAAACATGATTTAAGTGAAAAGATGTTCGGCGTTTTTCCTCATAAGGTTCTTCGCCGTGAATCACAGCTCCTCAAGGGCTTTGATGACGTTTTTTATGTGCCGCACTCAAGGCACACTGAGGTGCTCCGCGAAGACATTGAAAAGGTGCCTCAGCTGAATATAACAAGCGAATCGAACATGTCAGGTGTGTACATAGTATGCAATAAAAACAAGAGACAGTATTTTATCACAGGTCACAGTGAATACGACCGTGATACTCTTGCACAGGAGTACTTCAGGGACAGGGACAAGGGGCTTCCTATCAAAGTTCCGTACAACTATTTTCCTGATGACGATCCTGAAAACAAGCCGCTGTTCAGGTGGCGCGGTCAGGCGAACCTTATGTATTCGAACTGGCTGAATTACTGCGTATATCAGCGAACACCATACGATCTCAGAACACTGAGTGAGATGGAGTTCTGATATAGAAAATAATAAAATAAGGAGGAGTAGGAAAATGGAAGAAAACGGTTCAAAGGGCTTAAGCGTCGCTGCGCTTATATTTGGTATTCTGGGTATCGTCTGCTGCTGCATTGGTTTCCCGTTTGCCATTATCGGTCTTATTCTCGCAATTATGGCACTTGCTAAGCGCAAGGCTGGAAAGGGTCTTGCTGTTGCAGGTCTTATCACATCACTTATCACACTTATCATCAGCGCTATCGTTGGTATCAGCATGGTACCTGTTATGCCTTACTTCGGTGAAATGGGTGAATTTTTCCAGGATCCGCAGGCAGCAATCACAGAATACGAAGAAGACGGCACATATCCTGCATGGATCGAACACATGATCGATGACGGCGTAATTACTGAAGAAGACGCTGAAAATGCAATGAATCAGATGGCTCAGAGCTTTAAGAATGCGGGTCAGGCTCAGTGATCACAGACTATGATCAGTCTTAAGTAAATGAATAATTACTAAAAACAAAAACACCTCTGGTTCTTTTCGGATCAGAGGTGTTTTTATCATATATGATTTTTAACCGGATTAATGTGGTATCATGCAATTGTGCGATACTGCTGTTTTTGCATATCAGTTAATAGCTCCATGACGGTTCAAGCACAGGTATGAAATTTCTGATGACATAGAATACGGTAAGAGCAAGAGTCAGTACAATGTAAAATGCCTTTTTCCGCGGAAATAATTTTATGTTTTTTCCGAAGGTCTTAAGCAGAAGTTCCGAGTACCACAATGCAATGGCAATACACATAAGGAGGATACTCGGGTTGCTTCTCAGTGAACTTAAAAGGTCAAAGCGGAGCAGAAAGTGAACTGCTCTGGTGCAGCCGCAGCCGGGACAGTAAAAACCTGAAAGAAGTTTTATAGGGCAGAGGTAGTGAATGTCTGTGATGAATTTCAGGAAAAGTCTTGAGATAAAAAGTGAAAGTGAAAAAATGATAAACGGAAGTGTGACAACAAAAATTTTCTTTTTCATGAGTATATACCTTAAAAACAAAAATAAAGCCATCAGATGAAAATGCCGGAGTTTACTGTGATAAAATCATTTCAGACAAATCAGACGGGGAAAGCGCAGACTTGTCTGCCTTTTCCGTAAAACTATAAGGCAAAAAAGGCTTTAACAATACTAAAAAGGGTTGAAAAGTGACTGATTTTTTGATATAATTAAATAAGGAGTAAAACCGCCTGTAGCTCAGTGGATAGAGCAATACGCTCCGACCGTATGTGCGCAGGTTCAATTCCTGTCAGGCGGACTTTTTACTGCTTTATTATACAGCAGCACTGTGCTGTTGTCAATTGACAAAGGTTTTTCAGGGTTTTTGGAATCGTCTTAAAAGAAGATTATACGGCCATGTGCCGAAGTATGTGCAAACTGTTTTTTTTTATACAATTTACACCAATTCACTATTGCCAATTAATATTTTTTATGCTATAATTATTATAATAATATCTTTTTAGGGAGGATTATATGAACAGTCAGTTCGAAAACATAGACGAAGTAAAGGCGGCTCTGAAAAAGATAATAGAAGAGAACGGAGTCGAGTTGTTCAGGGACACAAAAAGATTTACCGGAATTCTTAATGATTATATGCCTGATCTTGAGAAAGAAAGACGTCTTATTAAGAATGTTATCAACAACAACGTTATTACACAGATGCTCGATGAGCCTGATCAGAAACTTTCCATCGTTAAGGCAAGAGAGTACATGCTGAATGATATGTTTCTCTCTGCTTATGCCACAGAATTTGTTCTTGACTGCTTTACCCACATGTTTGGTTGGCCGTTTACTCCTGAGATCAAAATGGAACCGGAACCGGTACCTGTCGCAGCGCCTTCAAGACAGGAAAAATCAGTCGGCGGAAGAGATGACAAGGATGAGACTCAGATCAAGCAGAAGCCATTCAGACCTTTTGATGCTATCAAGTACAAAATTTTCCCTAATGTCAAGATCCCGGAAGGCTATACAGTGATCAACAGCTTTGCTTTTGACGGATATGGTTTTCTGAAAACAATAAGGATCCCTTCAACCTGCAGGGTCATCGGTGAATACGCATTCTCAGAATGCAAAAAGCTTCGTGCAGTTACACTTCCTGATACACTCAGGGTAATTCAGAAGGGTGCATTCAGTTCATGCAGCTCACTTGAAAGGATCGAGCTTCCGTGGGGCATAACAGCAATTGAGGAAGATACATTCTCATTCTGTTCAAACCTTGAGGACATCGTTATTCCGTCAAGCGTTTCAAGCATCGGCGATGCAGCTTTTCAGGGATGCGAAACACTCCGTGATGTAGTACT from Ruminococcus sp. HUN007 includes:
- a CDS encoding FliA/WhiG family RNA polymerase sigma factor, giving the protein MSSVSGVSENKGDNRLTEEQAAALMAQYRQTGDVRIRNELVMNYSYIAKTAAMQLRGLAQGYAQVEDMVSHGMITLIDCVEKFDGAKGMKFESYAFMRVRGGVIDLVRKQDWIPRRVRTAAKEIANASSELCTELKRQPTEEELAAKLGISVAKLRQYNNEVAGAVTYSFEELIQNLDQMGTLLDSATSDYSTPEKQFLKNEMREKLVSAIESLSDRERLVVTLYYYENLNLSEISQVLEISVQRVSQICTKAVLKIKAVMEDYIR
- a CDS encoding flagellar hook-basal body complex protein, yielding MLTGFYTAGSGILNQQRNVNIIGNNISNNQTAGYRAQRMVTTTYEHNFLTRLENGVYHRIGEGEPAIYTEEVETIFDESYLKETENPYDMALVGRGYFNIAGNNSTYLTRNGNFNIDAEGYLVLEGIGRVQGRNGDMRVGGADYTITPHGLVYDNEGVFVDRILVTAPAEGTAVKKFDNGMFVADNVEDVDAPTVYQNHLEQSNVDMNEEYTGLIEAQRALQACASALKMVDKINEKAAGLSGIS
- a CDS encoding flagellar hook-basal body protein — its product is MNKAFYTGASGLRAYQHDINIIGHNVVNSGTTGYKATIPEFRELINNNMDVNINRELPADNKVKEGNGVRLWRDDMNFTQGKFQATDYPLDFLIAGDGFFALDDGNGNIQYTRNGSFDISVEGEEAFLVNADGMYVLDQQNQRIRLDYIGDTNQIDIDTVKPRLGVFSFTNPNGLTRTDGGSFIVSENSGQPENANRGEYTLYQGTLEASNVELSQEMTNLIVAQRAYQFSSKVVTTSDEIEQLVNSLRG
- a CDS encoding EscU/YscU/HrcU family type III secretion system export apparatus switch protein, giving the protein MSKSNRNKAVALKYNTEKDLAPVIIASGYGEIANKIIEIAEHNGIPVYRDDSAASLMCMLEVGSTVPPELYEVVAAIYARLLKAANEMK
- a CDS encoding PilZ domain-containing protein, with the protein product MGIRIPNEYEGSVCEIKTTDNAFITTARIASLSSDKVKLSVKNRAVKSLAFGTRIKINIINSKLGFRAVEGSVFTYSFGELTVTDVYSIAESERRKSLRVYMNAFARAVFDSDVPGKKAHAEIIVKDMSMNGVKFISRQHFDMGTALLFTLDLGRRKYMEISCTVIRRGSESTGEGMCYIARLNNPAGREDEICSFLLQKQGELYNMAR
- a CDS encoding pseudouridine synthase, encoding MELIRLQKIIADSGFCSRRKAEEYIERGKVKVNGHPAKLGDKAGFRDEITVCGERIYRPKKKNFIYLMLNKPRGYVTTVSDELDRKCVMDLLEGVNERVYPVGRLDKNSEGLLLFTNDGNFANSVMHPSRHLAKTYRVTVRPDINDDQLVTMSSGMEIDGHKTQPAVINVLSKEPNRVVLLITIHEGRNRQIRKMCEGVGLEVARLRRISVGPVKLGMLKPGAYRELTAEELRAIRNACGEDK
- a CDS encoding carboxyl transferase domain-containing protein, whose product is MQTEKNLDSAARRRLAALFDDGAYTEVGSLSMEKESLASVITAYGYVNGSLVYAFSQDNTVNSGAVGTVHAQKIAKLYSLAAKTGRPVVGIHDSNGAFIDGTVDSLNAYGEMIGTAASVSGVVPQISVIAGVCAGSAAMLACSADFVVMTKDAELYVAPNGKSTAADAAKAGTAAVVCDDDDAAISAAKELLRLIPENNLTAVPVYEYEENSFASGNTLSDTVNNIADADSVTELYEGFGKASYTALATVAGSTAGIVSTNRTKDKLTADDSAKIARFVRTCDAFGIPLITLVDTEGFDGEGEAAGSVRNMTMLAGAYAEATTAKVTVVTGKAYGPAFVALASKGANADFTFAYEDAVISPLNPVTAVEFLWHEKLAGAASVSEKRSELVRKYIAENATAEKAAYRNAVDEIISSAQIRTKLAEALEILSGKRVSRLPKKHNNLPL
- a CDS encoding biotin/lipoyl-containing protein; the encoded protein is MKRFNITVNGKAYDVAVEEITDGSAPVQAAAPAPAAAKPAAPAPAAVGEGTKVTAPMPGNILDVKVKTGDTVSKGQVLMVLEAMKMENDIVAPCDGTVTSVIAKKGDTVNASDALATIK
- a CDS encoding oxaloacetate decarboxylase subunit alpha, which produces MAKKIGITETVLRDAHQSLLATRMPIEDMLPILDKMDKVGYHSIECWGGATFDACLRFLDEDPWERLRILRKNLPNTKLQMLFRGQNMLGYRHYADDVVEYFVQKIVANGMDIIRIFDALNDIRNLETAIKATRKEGGHAQVAISYTTGDVFTNEYYVNYAKQIEEAGAHSICLKDMAALLTPYRAQELIADLKKAVSIPVQLHTHYTSGLASMCLLKAVESGCDYIDTAMSPLANGTSHAPTESMVAAFQGTEYDTGLDLKLLSEIREYFMGLRKKYIDCGLIDPKMLAVDAKALIYQVPGGMLSNLLSQLKQAGKEEKLTEVLEEVPRVRKDAGSVPLVTPSSQIIGTQAVFNVITGERYKTVTKEFKGVVRGEYGKTPIPIDPEFRKKIIGDEEPIECRPADLLKSELDTIREECAEWVEQEEDVLSYAQFGQVAVKFFEKRRNKKYGVDGKNSDKEKKIHAV
- a CDS encoding DUF4190 domain-containing protein, which encodes MEENGSKGLSVAALIFGILGIVCCCIGFPFAIIGLILAIMALAKRKAGKGLAVAGLITSLITLIISAIVGISMVPVMPYFGEMGEFFQDPQAAITEYEEDGTYPAWIEHMIDDGVITEEDAENAMNQMAQSFKNAGQAQ
- a CDS encoding DUF2752 domain-containing protein; translated protein: MKKKIFVVTLPFIIFSLSLFISRLFLKFITDIHYLCPIKLLSGFYCPGCGCTRAVHFLLRFDLLSSLRSNPSILLMCIAIALWYSELLLKTFGKNIKLFPRKKAFYIVLTLALTVFYVIRNFIPVLEPSWSY